From Pandoraea norimbergensis, the proteins below share one genomic window:
- the gor gene encoding glutathione-disulfide reductase has product MPQFDVDLFVIGAGSGGVRAARVAAQYGARVKVAEEFRVGGTCVIRGCVPKKLLVYASRFADEFEDAAGFGWNVGTPTFDWTTLIARKDSEIARLENIYRTNLERAGAELIEARAVVEGPNTVVLPATGERITAKHILIATGGRPAEQPHFVGREHAISSNEVFHLDKLPERITVIGGGYIAVEFAGVFAGLGSKVTLIHRGPHLLRGFDEDVRTSLEAAYRERGIDVVLDRTVERVDKTQDGLRISLSDGSTHEADVLLSAAGRVPYTQGLGLAASGVALNDKGAVIVDEFSRTNVPSIFAVGDVTDRVNLTPMAIREGQAFADTVFGERTTRVDHKLIPTAVFSTPEIGVVGLIESEARAQYPQLKVYKAIFRPLKATLSGRQEKILMKLLVDGSTDRIVGAHMVGDHAGEQVQLLGVALSMGATKADFDRTLAVHPTAAEEWVTMRTPVAG; this is encoded by the coding sequence ATGCCCCAGTTCGATGTGGATTTGTTCGTGATCGGTGCCGGTTCCGGCGGTGTGCGTGCAGCACGCGTCGCGGCGCAATACGGTGCGCGCGTGAAGGTGGCCGAAGAGTTTCGCGTGGGCGGGACGTGCGTGATTCGCGGCTGCGTGCCGAAGAAGCTGCTCGTCTACGCGAGCCGCTTTGCGGACGAGTTCGAAGATGCTGCCGGCTTTGGCTGGAACGTCGGCACGCCCACATTCGACTGGACGACGCTCATTGCCCGCAAGGACAGCGAGATCGCACGGCTCGAGAACATCTATCGCACCAATCTGGAACGTGCGGGGGCCGAACTGATCGAGGCGCGCGCCGTGGTCGAAGGCCCGAACACCGTGGTGCTGCCCGCGACCGGCGAGCGCATCACGGCAAAACACATCCTGATCGCCACGGGCGGACGGCCTGCCGAACAACCGCATTTTGTCGGACGCGAGCATGCCATTTCGTCCAACGAGGTGTTCCATCTGGACAAGTTGCCCGAGCGCATCACGGTGATCGGCGGCGGGTATATCGCGGTGGAATTTGCAGGCGTATTCGCCGGACTCGGCTCGAAGGTCACGCTCATCCATCGCGGCCCTCACCTGTTGCGCGGTTTCGACGAGGACGTGCGGACGTCGCTTGAAGCAGCCTACCGCGAGCGTGGCATCGACGTCGTGCTCGACCGCACGGTGGAACGCGTGGACAAGACGCAAGACGGCTTGCGCATATCGCTGTCGGACGGCAGCACGCACGAGGCCGATGTGCTGCTCAGCGCGGCCGGGCGTGTGCCGTACACGCAGGGGCTTGGACTGGCGGCAAGTGGCGTGGCGCTCAACGACAAGGGCGCGGTGATTGTCGACGAGTTTTCACGCACCAACGTGCCGTCGATCTTCGCGGTCGGCGATGTCACCGATCGCGTCAATCTCACGCCGATGGCCATTCGTGAAGGTCAGGCCTTTGCCGATACGGTGTTCGGCGAGCGTACGACGCGCGTCGATCACAAGCTCATCCCGACGGCCGTGTTCAGCACGCCGGAAATCGGCGTGGTCGGACTCATCGAGAGCGAGGCCCGGGCGCAGTATCCGCAACTCAAGGTGTACAAGGCCATCTTCCGCCCGCTGAAAGCCACGCTCTCGGGGCGGCAGGAAAAGATTCTGATGAAGCTGCTGGTGGATGGCTCGACCGACCGGATCGTCGGCGCACACATGGTGGGCGACCACGCCGGCGAGCAAGTGCAGTTGCTCGGCGTTGCACTGTCGATGGGGGCGACGAAGGCAGACTTCGACCGCACCCTCGCCGTGCATCCGACAGCCGCCGAGGAGTGGGTCACGATGCGTACGCCGGTGGCTGGCTGA
- a CDS encoding sodium-dependent transporter, producing MSHLPISPSAAPSTATASVASSTASASSASNHSTASSNATNATNAHHANLSVRGTWGSRMGFVLAAAGSAVGLGAVWKFPYVVGQHGGGAFLVVYLGCVLTLGVALLLAEMTIGRLTGKSATTAMRELGGRRWSWVGRIATFNAFAILSFYVVVGGWTVAYLLRALKGSVLAPDTMRLEAEFGAFIADPWASLTNMAVFLGLAALIVAAGVQKGIERAGKWLMPALFLLMLAVIARALTLPGAMEGVAWFLKPDFSMISGKTLLEALGLAFFSLSLGAGMIVVYGSYLPKDAKLAGSAVWVATLATLACILAGLMILPAVFAFGVAPNAGPGLTFITMPAIFAQMPFGHLVAIAFFLLLLFAALTSAVSLFEPVTAFLIDEYQWRRGPAVVAVLVATFSLGAPAALSFGVWSDVLLFGRTIFDLMDFVTINLLMPAGGLCVAFLVGARVWPQARTVLEGTRAQWFLPVWRLILLVLTPLAILGIWYQSV from the coding sequence GTGTCCCATCTGCCCATCTCGCCCTCGGCGGCGCCATCTACGGCGACCGCCTCCGTTGCTTCCAGTACGGCTTCCGCGTCGTCCGCTTCCAACCATTCCACCGCTTCCAGCAACGCTACCAATGCTACCAACGCCCATCATGCGAACCTCTCCGTGCGTGGCACTTGGGGCTCACGCATGGGCTTTGTACTGGCGGCCGCCGGCTCTGCGGTAGGGCTGGGTGCGGTGTGGAAGTTTCCGTACGTCGTGGGGCAGCATGGGGGCGGGGCGTTTCTGGTGGTGTATCTCGGGTGCGTGCTGACGCTGGGCGTCGCCTTGCTGCTCGCTGAGATGACCATCGGACGGCTGACGGGCAAGTCCGCCACCACAGCGATGCGTGAACTGGGTGGTCGCCGGTGGTCGTGGGTGGGGCGCATTGCCACATTCAATGCGTTTGCCATTCTGTCGTTCTATGTGGTGGTCGGCGGCTGGACGGTCGCGTATCTGCTGCGCGCGCTCAAAGGCTCGGTGCTCGCCCCCGACACGATGCGGCTGGAAGCCGAATTCGGGGCGTTCATTGCCGACCCATGGGCATCGCTCACGAACATGGCTGTGTTTCTCGGGCTGGCGGCACTGATCGTCGCGGCCGGTGTGCAGAAGGGCATCGAGCGCGCGGGGAAGTGGCTGATGCCGGCGCTGTTCCTGTTGATGCTCGCCGTGATCGCACGGGCGCTGACGCTACCCGGTGCGATGGAAGGCGTGGCGTGGTTCCTCAAGCCCGACTTCTCGATGATCAGCGGCAAGACATTGCTCGAAGCGTTGGGGCTGGCGTTTTTCTCCCTGTCGCTGGGGGCGGGAATGATCGTGGTCTACGGCTCGTATCTGCCCAAGGACGCAAAGCTGGCAGGCTCGGCGGTGTGGGTGGCGACGCTGGCGACGCTCGCGTGCATTCTGGCGGGCTTGATGATTCTGCCGGCGGTGTTTGCATTCGGCGTTGCGCCCAATGCGGGCCCGGGGCTGACGTTCATCACGATGCCCGCGATCTTCGCGCAGATGCCGTTCGGCCATCTGGTGGCGATTGCCTTCTTCCTGCTGCTGCTATTTGCCGCGTTGACTTCCGCCGTGTCGTTGTTCGAGCCGGTCACCGCGTTTCTGATTGATGAGTATCAGTGGCGACGCGGCCCGGCAGTGGTCGCCGTACTAGTGGCTACGTTCTCGCTGGGTGCACCCGCAGCGCTCTCATTCGGCGTGTGGTCCGACGTGTTGCTGTTCGGCCGAACGATTTTCGATCTGATGGATTTCGTGACAATCAATCTGCTGATGCCCGCCGGTGGCCTGTGCGTCGCGTTTCTGGTCGGCGCGCGCGTCTGGCCGCAGGCGCGCACAGTGCTCGAAGGCACGCGTGCGCAATGGTTCCTGCCGGTATGGCGCCTGATTCTGCTGGTGCTCACGCCGCTCGCGATTCTCGGTATCTGGTACCAGAGCGTCTAG
- the fdhD gene encoding formate dehydrogenase accessory sulfurtransferase FdhD, which produces MSETLRPGRATPGGEAAEVVPSTEVGGTPVRDALSDAADGGPVCDVAPVAIDPASVATHASFDVRRFRHGGWQQASDELAEEVPVALEFNGISHVVMLATPADIEDFALGFALSEGILRQRGECYGVDVSATTLGVTAHVEISSRAFAGLKERRRNLTGRTGCGLCGTESLDQVLRPLPAAGATLRVSHAALAAAHAGLAKHQSLNAVTGAVHGAAWCSATGEILCLREDVGRHNALDKLIGALAREGQAFDAGFVLMTSRASVEIVQKAAQVGIPMVAAVSAATALAVRTAAAAGITLVGFVRGEQCVVYTGGATLDSHSL; this is translated from the coding sequence ATGTCTGAAACTCTGCGCCCCGGGCGAGCGACGCCCGGTGGCGAAGCGGCTGAAGTTGTCCCATCGACGGAGGTTGGCGGCACGCCGGTGCGTGACGCGCTGAGCGACGCCGCCGACGGTGGCCCGGTGTGCGACGTCGCCCCGGTGGCGATCGACCCGGCAAGCGTTGCCACGCACGCCAGCTTCGACGTGCGGCGGTTCCGGCACGGCGGTTGGCAGCAGGCCAGTGACGAACTGGCCGAAGAAGTCCCCGTTGCGCTTGAGTTCAACGGCATCTCGCATGTCGTGATGCTCGCCACCCCGGCCGATATCGAAGACTTCGCGCTCGGGTTTGCGCTGTCCGAAGGCATCCTCCGCCAGCGCGGCGAGTGTTACGGCGTGGATGTGTCGGCGACGACGCTGGGCGTCACGGCGCATGTCGAGATATCGTCTCGAGCGTTCGCCGGTCTCAAGGAGCGGCGCCGCAATCTGACCGGTCGCACCGGCTGCGGGTTGTGCGGCACCGAGAGCCTCGATCAGGTCCTCCGTCCGTTGCCCGCTGCGGGCGCGACTCTGCGTGTATCGCATGCGGCGCTGGCAGCCGCGCACGCGGGGCTCGCGAAGCACCAATCACTCAATGCCGTGACCGGCGCGGTGCATGGCGCCGCGTGGTGTTCTGCGACGGGCGAGATTCTGTGTCTGCGGGAAGACGTGGGGCGTCACAACGCCCTCGACAAGCTGATTGGTGCTTTGGCGCGCGAGGGGCAGGCGTTCGATGCGGGCTTCGTGCTGATGACCAGCCGCGCGAGCGTCGAGATCGTGCAAAAGGCGGCCCAAGTCGGCATTCCGATGGTGGCGGCGGTGTCGGCGGCCACGGCGCTTGCCGTACGTACCGCGGCGGCGGCGGGTATCACGCTCGTGGGCTTCGTGCGAGGCGAGCAGTGCGTCGTGTACACCGGCGGGGCCACGCTCGACAGTCACAGTTTGTGA
- a CDS encoding substrate-binding domain-containing protein: protein MRISIAPQLRFRHDGSDVPLDKLISLLAHVDTLGNLQAASHALNLSYRGAWGHVKEAETALGAPLLTMARGRGAVLTPLARRLLWGQKRLQARLGPLLETMASELQTELDDLLGEDNDQLRIFASHGLAVAALVDFAAKAELPLEVSYRGSIEAVSALAKQECEMASFHVPEGALAEPVLAQYAPLLKGKAYRVADVASRRLGLLVARGNPLHIQSIADLPRVGARFANRERGSGTRMIFDLLLQQARLDPETIHGTENIELTHAAVAAYIASGRADAGLAIEAAATQFGLDFLPILTERYCLIFPDEAADHRYVRALLDILQSAPYKQVVHDIPGYAEAHTGRVAALSEAFPSLG from the coding sequence ATGCGGATCTCGATTGCCCCTCAACTGCGCTTTCGTCACGACGGCAGCGATGTGCCGCTCGACAAGCTGATTTCGCTGCTGGCGCACGTCGACACGCTAGGCAATTTGCAGGCGGCGAGTCATGCGCTGAATCTCTCGTATCGCGGGGCGTGGGGGCATGTGAAAGAGGCCGAGACGGCGCTCGGTGCGCCGTTGCTCACGATGGCGCGCGGACGCGGTGCTGTTCTGACGCCGCTCGCCCGCCGGCTGCTCTGGGGGCAGAAGCGATTGCAGGCACGTCTCGGGCCGTTGCTTGAGACGATGGCCTCGGAGTTGCAGACGGAGCTCGACGATCTGCTCGGAGAAGACAACGATCAGTTGCGCATCTTTGCCAGTCACGGGCTGGCGGTGGCGGCGCTGGTCGACTTCGCGGCGAAAGCCGAGTTGCCGCTGGAGGTGAGCTATCGCGGCAGCATCGAGGCAGTCTCCGCACTTGCCAAGCAGGAGTGCGAGATGGCCAGCTTCCATGTGCCTGAGGGTGCACTCGCCGAGCCGGTGCTGGCGCAGTACGCGCCGTTGCTCAAGGGGAAGGCCTATCGCGTGGCCGACGTGGCGTCCCGTCGACTGGGGTTGCTCGTCGCGCGGGGCAATCCGCTGCATATCCAGTCCATCGCCGATCTGCCGCGTGTCGGTGCGCGATTCGCCAATCGTGAGCGCGGCTCAGGCACGCGGATGATCTTCGATCTGCTCTTGCAGCAGGCGCGGCTCGATCCAGAAACGATTCACGGCACCGAGAACATCGAGCTGACGCATGCCGCCGTCGCGGCCTATATCGCCAGCGGCCGCGCCGACGCCGGGCTCGCCATCGAAGCGGCGGCGACCCAGTTCGGGCTGGATTTTCTGCCGATTCTCACCGAGCGCTACTGCCTCATCTTCCCCGACGAAGCGGCCGATCATCGCTATGTCCGGGCGCTGCTCGATATTCTGCAAAGCGCGCCCTACAAGCAGGTCGTGCACGACATTCCCGGCTACGCCGAAGCGCACACGGGGCGCGTGGCGGCGCTGTCGGAGGCGTTTCCGTCGCTGGGCTGA
- a CDS encoding FdhF/YdeP family oxidoreductase, which translates to MTTPKISNYTRPAGGWGALKNVAIQLVSQGIPLKGARTLLSANQPSGFDCPGCAWPDREHASTFEFCENGAKAVAAEATKRRVTPAFFAEHTVTDLLSLDDYTLEGYGRLTHPMRFDAATDRYVPIEWDAAFALIGEHLRALPDADQAAFYTSGRTSNEAAFLYQLFVRQYGTNNFPDCSNMCHEPTSVGLPPVVGIGKGTVTLEDFEHADTLLLFGQNPGTNHPRMLGELREAARRGATIVSINLLHERGLERFADPQSAAEMLSMGGTAISGHYITPASGGDFAFVKGVIKHVLERDAEARANGDAPLLDDAFIAEHTHGFDDFAADVRAERWDDLERAAGVSQAQMCQIADVYLRGERVIATWGMGITQHKQAVATIQMITNLMLLRGNIGRPGAGLCPVRGHSNVQGDRTVGINEKPSEAFLDRLGQVFDFTPPRREGLGVVDTISAMLEGRIKVFIGMGGNFAMATPDTPRTWEGLRQCDLTVHVATKLNRSHLVHGRDALILPCLGRTEIDMQAGAVQGVTVEDSMSMVHLSYGINAPASEHLRSEPAIVAGIAQATMGRALAGHDDWHWYIEDYDRIRDAIAATFDDFEGFNRRVRHPGGFRLDVPPAERRWLTATGRANFTTHPLPHELPIDTARRQAGERGAEVLQLATIRSHDQYNTTIYGLNDRYRGVFGQRRVVFANEEDLDALGMRAGERIDLVGVWNDGIARRADDFLLVAYDIPRGSIAAYYPETNGLVPLDATADGAGTPTSKSIPVLMERRHA; encoded by the coding sequence ATGACCACTCCGAAGATCTCCAACTACACGCGCCCCGCCGGCGGCTGGGGCGCCCTCAAGAACGTTGCCATCCAGCTCGTCTCGCAAGGCATCCCGCTCAAGGGCGCACGCACGCTGCTGAGCGCCAACCAGCCCAGCGGTTTCGACTGCCCGGGCTGCGCGTGGCCTGACCGCGAGCATGCGTCGACGTTCGAGTTCTGCGAGAACGGCGCCAAGGCCGTTGCCGCCGAGGCCACCAAACGCCGCGTGACGCCCGCCTTCTTCGCAGAACACACGGTCACCGATCTGCTGTCGCTCGACGACTACACGCTCGAAGGATATGGGCGCCTTACCCACCCGATGCGCTTCGATGCCGCCACCGACCGGTATGTGCCGATCGAATGGGACGCCGCCTTCGCGCTCATCGGCGAACACCTGCGCGCCCTGCCCGATGCCGATCAGGCCGCGTTCTATACGTCGGGCCGCACGAGCAACGAGGCCGCCTTCCTGTATCAGCTCTTCGTGCGCCAGTACGGCACGAACAATTTCCCCGACTGCTCGAACATGTGCCACGAACCCACGAGCGTGGGCCTGCCACCGGTCGTCGGCATCGGCAAGGGCACCGTGACGCTGGAAGACTTCGAGCACGCTGACACGCTGCTGCTGTTTGGGCAGAACCCGGGCACCAACCACCCGCGCATGCTCGGCGAACTGCGTGAAGCGGCCCGCCGTGGGGCAACCATCGTCTCGATCAACCTGCTGCATGAACGCGGTCTGGAGCGTTTTGCCGACCCGCAAAGCGCCGCCGAGATGCTGAGCATGGGCGGCACGGCGATCAGCGGCCACTACATCACCCCCGCGAGCGGCGGCGATTTCGCGTTCGTCAAAGGCGTGATCAAGCATGTGCTGGAACGCGATGCCGAGGCCCGCGCCAACGGCGACGCGCCGTTGCTCGACGACGCTTTCATTGCCGAACACACCCACGGCTTCGATGACTTCGCCGCCGACGTGCGCGCCGAGCGCTGGGACGATCTGGAGCGTGCTGCGGGCGTCTCGCAGGCCCAGATGTGTCAGATTGCCGACGTCTATTTGCGCGGCGAGCGTGTGATCGCCACGTGGGGCATGGGCATCACGCAGCACAAGCAGGCCGTGGCGACCATTCAAATGATCACCAACCTGATGCTCCTGCGCGGCAATATCGGCCGCCCCGGCGCTGGTCTGTGCCCCGTGCGCGGACACAGCAACGTGCAGGGTGACCGCACCGTCGGTATCAACGAGAAGCCCAGCGAGGCGTTTCTCGACCGGCTGGGCCAGGTGTTCGACTTCACCCCGCCGCGCCGCGAAGGGCTTGGCGTCGTGGACACGATCTCCGCAATGCTCGAGGGCCGCATCAAGGTCTTCATCGGGATGGGTGGCAACTTCGCGATGGCCACGCCCGACACGCCGCGCACGTGGGAAGGTCTGCGTCAATGCGACCTGACCGTGCACGTGGCGACGAAGCTCAACCGCAGCCATCTCGTGCACGGGCGCGACGCGCTCATTCTGCCTTGCCTCGGCCGCACCGAAATCGATATGCAGGCCGGTGCCGTGCAAGGCGTGACCGTCGAAGACTCAATGAGCATGGTGCACCTCTCGTACGGCATCAACGCCCCGGCGTCGGAACATCTGCGCTCGGAGCCGGCCATCGTGGCGGGCATCGCGCAGGCCACGATGGGCCGCGCCCTCGCCGGTCACGACGACTGGCACTGGTACATCGAAGACTACGACCGCATTCGCGATGCGATTGCGGCGACATTCGACGACTTCGAAGGCTTCAACCGCCGCGTGCGCCATCCGGGCGGCTTCCGTCTGGACGTACCGCCCGCCGAGCGCCGCTGGCTGACGGCGACGGGCCGCGCCAATTTCACGACGCACCCGCTGCCGCACGAATTGCCCATCGACACGGCCCGCCGTCAGGCGGGCGAGCGCGGCGCCGAAGTGCTGCAACTCGCGACGATTCGCTCGCACGATCAGTACAACACGACGATCTACGGCCTGAACGACCGTTATCGCGGCGTGTTCGGGCAACGTCGCGTCGTGTTTGCGAATGAGGAAGATCTCGACGCGCTGGGCATGCGCGCAGGCGAGCGCATCGATCTGGTCGGCGTGTGGAACGATGGCATTGCACGCCGCGCCGACGACTTCCTGCTCGTGGCCTACGACATTCCGCGCGGCAGCATCGCCGCCTATTACCCGGAAACCAATGGCCTCGTGCCGCTGGACGCGACCGCCGACGGCGCGGGCACCCCGACGTCCAAGTCGATCCCGGTGCTGATGGAGCGCCGCCATGCCTGA
- the fdhF gene encoding formate dehydrogenase subunit alpha yields MPLQVEPGHGPDFGTPDRTASGIASQGVTLEIDGQRVSVPAGTSIMRAAAMSDVNIPKLCATDSLEPFGSCRLCLVEIEGRRGFPASCTTPVEAGMKVRTQSPKLQDLRRNVMELYISDHPLDCLTCAANGDCELQDMAGVTGLREVRYGFDGDNHLASAKDESNPYFTYDSSKCIVCNRCVRACEETQGTFALTISGRGFESRVSPGQDQPFMESECVSCGACVSACPTATLQEKSVIEMGQPEHAVVTTCAYCGVGCAFKAEMKGSEIVRMTPYKDGCANEGHACVKGRFAWGYATHKERITKPMIRSKITDPWREVSWDEALDYAASEFRRIQAKYGRDAIGGITSSRCTNEETYLVQKLVRAAFGNNNVDTCARVCHSPTGYGLKQTLGESAGTQTFKSIEHADVILVMGANPTDGHPVFASRLKRRVREGAKLIVIDPRRIDIVDGPHIKAAFHLPLRPGTNVAMVNALAHVIVTEGLLAEAFIAERCEDRAFAQWREFVALPENSPEAVSVATGVPADAIRGAARLYATGGNAAIYYGLGVTEHSQGSTTVMGIANLAMATGNVGREGVGVNPLRGQNNVQGSCDMGSFPHELPGYRHVSDTTVRAEFEAAWGVTLQEEPGLRIPNMFDAAIHGSFKGLYCQGEDIVQSDPNTHHVSAAMEAMECIVVQDIFLNETAKYAHVLLPGTTFLEKDGTFTNAERRISRVRRVMAPLPGMADWEVTIALAKRLGYEMPYAHPSEIMDEIARLTPTFHGVSYARLDEAGSLQWPCNDEAPDGTPIMHIDTFVRGKGRFIITRYVPTDEKVTPRYPLLLTTGRILSQYNVGAQTRRTPNVHWHDEDRLEIHPHDAQERGIKDSDWVGIRSRAGETVLRAVISERMQPGVVYTTFHFPESGANVITTDNSDWATNCPEYKVTAVQVLPVVQPSAWQAKYSTFNREQLELLEAARKPVEPVSAK; encoded by the coding sequence ATGCCTCTTCAGGTTGAACCGGGCCACGGCCCCGATTTCGGCACCCCGGACCGCACCGCATCTGGCATCGCAAGCCAAGGTGTGACGCTGGAGATCGACGGCCAGCGTGTGAGTGTGCCGGCCGGCACCTCGATCATGCGGGCGGCCGCGATGAGCGACGTGAACATCCCCAAGTTATGCGCGACCGACTCGTTGGAGCCTTTCGGTTCCTGTCGTCTGTGTCTGGTCGAAATCGAAGGGCGGCGCGGCTTTCCGGCGTCATGCACCACGCCCGTCGAAGCGGGCATGAAAGTGCGCACGCAGTCGCCGAAGTTGCAAGATCTGCGACGCAACGTGATGGAGCTGTACATCTCCGATCACCCGCTCGACTGCCTGACCTGCGCGGCCAACGGCGACTGCGAGCTTCAGGACATGGCGGGCGTCACCGGCCTGCGCGAAGTGCGCTACGGCTTCGATGGCGATAACCATCTGGCCAGTGCCAAGGACGAATCCAACCCGTACTTCACTTACGACTCGTCAAAATGCATCGTCTGCAATCGCTGCGTGCGCGCCTGCGAAGAGACGCAAGGCACGTTCGCGTTGACGATCTCAGGGCGCGGTTTCGAATCCCGTGTGTCACCCGGGCAGGACCAGCCGTTCATGGAGTCGGAATGCGTGTCGTGCGGGGCGTGCGTGAGCGCGTGCCCGACGGCGACGTTGCAGGAGAAAAGCGTCATCGAGATGGGCCAGCCGGAACACGCCGTGGTGACGACCTGCGCCTATTGCGGCGTGGGCTGTGCGTTCAAGGCGGAGATGAAGGGCAGTGAAATCGTGCGGATGACGCCGTACAAAGATGGCTGCGCCAACGAAGGCCATGCCTGCGTGAAGGGCCGTTTCGCATGGGGTTATGCGACCCACAAGGAGCGGATCACGAAACCGATGATTCGCAGCAAGATCACCGACCCGTGGCGTGAGGTGTCGTGGGACGAAGCACTCGATTACGCGGCGTCCGAGTTCCGGCGGATTCAGGCGAAGTACGGTCGCGATGCCATTGGTGGCATTACGTCGTCACGCTGCACCAACGAAGAGACTTATTTGGTGCAGAAGCTCGTACGCGCCGCATTCGGCAACAACAACGTCGACACGTGCGCGCGCGTGTGCCACTCGCCGACGGGCTATGGACTGAAGCAGACGCTGGGCGAATCGGCCGGCACGCAGACTTTCAAGTCCATCGAGCATGCCGACGTGATCCTCGTGATGGGCGCGAATCCGACCGACGGGCACCCGGTGTTCGCGTCACGGCTGAAGCGTCGCGTGCGTGAGGGGGCGAAGCTGATCGTGATCGACCCGCGCCGTATCGACATCGTCGACGGACCGCACATCAAGGCGGCATTCCACTTGCCGCTGCGCCCCGGCACCAACGTTGCCATGGTCAATGCGCTGGCGCACGTCATCGTGACCGAGGGGCTGCTCGCCGAGGCGTTTATTGCCGAGCGCTGCGAAGACCGTGCGTTTGCACAGTGGCGCGAGTTCGTGGCGCTGCCGGAGAATTCGCCCGAAGCGGTATCGGTCGCAACCGGCGTCCCGGCCGACGCGATTCGTGGCGCGGCGCGTCTGTACGCTACGGGTGGCAATGCCGCCATCTATTACGGGCTGGGCGTGACGGAGCACTCGCAGGGCTCGACGACGGTGATGGGCATTGCGAATCTGGCGATGGCAACCGGCAACGTGGGCCGCGAGGGCGTGGGCGTGAACCCGCTGCGTGGTCAGAACAACGTGCAGGGCTCGTGCGACATGGGTTCGTTCCCGCATGAGTTGCCCGGGTATCGGCACGTCTCCGACACAACCGTGCGCGCGGAATTCGAAGCGGCGTGGGGCGTGACCTTGCAGGAAGAGCCGGGGCTGCGCATCCCCAATATGTTCGATGCGGCGATTCACGGCAGTTTCAAGGGGCTGTACTGTCAGGGCGAAGACATCGTGCAGTCCGACCCCAACACGCACCACGTGTCTGCGGCGATGGAGGCGATGGAGTGCATCGTCGTGCAGGATATTTTCCTGAACGAAACCGCCAAGTACGCCCATGTGCTGTTGCCGGGCACCACGTTCCTCGAGAAAGACGGCACGTTCACCAACGCCGAGCGTCGTATCTCGCGGGTGCGGCGCGTCATGGCACCGCTGCCCGGCATGGCCGACTGGGAAGTGACCATCGCGTTGGCCAAGCGGCTCGGTTACGAGATGCCGTACGCGCATCCGTCGGAAATCATGGACGAGATTGCCCGGCTGACACCGACCTTCCACGGCGTGAGTTACGCACGGCTCGACGAAGCCGGCAGCCTGCAATGGCCTTGCAACGACGAGGCCCCCGACGGCACGCCAATCATGCACATCGACACCTTTGTGCGCGGCAAGGGGCGCTTCATCATCACGCGTTACGTGCCGACCGACGAGAAGGTGACGCCGCGCTATCCGTTGCTGCTCACTACCGGGCGGATACTCTCGCAATACAATGTCGGAGCGCAGACGCGCCGCACGCCCAATGTGCATTGGCACGATGAAGACCGGCTGGAGATCCATCCGCACGACGCGCAGGAGCGCGGCATCAAGGATAGCGACTGGGTCGGCATTCGCAGCCGCGCGGGCGAGACGGTGTTGCGCGCCGTCATCAGCGAGCGCATGCAGCCGGGCGTGGTGTACACGACGTTCCACTTCCCGGAGTCGGGCGCCAACGTGATCACAACCGATAACTCGGACTGGGCGACCAATTGCCCCGAGTACAAGGTGACCGCCGTCCAAGTGCTGCCGGTGGTGCAGCCATCGGCATGGCAGGCGAAGTATTCGACGTTCAACCGCGAGCAGCTTGAATTGCTTGAGGCGGCGCGAAAGCCTGTGGAACCCGTTTCGGCGAAGTAG
- a CDS encoding phytanoyl-CoA dioxygenase family protein, with amino-acid sequence MALTASQLDAFREDGYLILPRYVSQADCEAMLADARAQLTAATLPLEFEADVGYAGAPTSRDAEGGQTVRRLLKAYDRGDALRGWATRPDLVESLAQIFGEDVVLTLAHHNCVMTKHPHFGTATGWHRDIRYWSFPQNSLISVWLALGPETLANGALRFIPGSHREQLGEHQLDALDFLRPDEPDNQPLVSRGRQVELAQGDVVLFHSGLFHAAGRNEGDTTKFSVVFAYRGESNPPTPGSRSASAGEVALGH; translated from the coding sequence ATGGCGCTCACCGCATCGCAACTCGACGCTTTCCGTGAAGACGGTTATCTGATCCTGCCGCGTTATGTGTCGCAGGCCGATTGCGAGGCGATGCTGGCCGACGCGCGAGCGCAGTTGACCGCCGCGACCCTGCCGCTGGAATTCGAGGCGGATGTGGGCTACGCCGGTGCACCGACATCGCGTGACGCTGAAGGCGGGCAAACCGTGCGGCGTTTGCTCAAGGCTTATGACCGTGGCGACGCGCTGCGGGGTTGGGCGACGCGTCCGGACCTAGTCGAATCGCTGGCGCAAATCTTTGGCGAAGACGTGGTGCTTACGCTTGCGCATCACAACTGCGTGATGACGAAGCATCCGCACTTCGGTACGGCGACGGGTTGGCATCGCGATATCCGCTACTGGTCGTTCCCGCAGAATTCACTGATCTCCGTGTGGCTGGCACTCGGTCCCGAGACGCTCGCGAACGGCGCACTACGCTTTATTCCGGGCTCGCACCGAGAGCAACTCGGCGAACATCAGCTCGACGCACTGGACTTCCTGCGTCCTGACGAACCCGACAATCAGCCACTCGTCTCGCGCGGCCGTCAGGTCGAACTGGCTCAGGGCGACGTCGTGCTGTTTCATAGCGGGTTGTTCCACGCCGCCGGGCGCAACGAGGGCGATACCACGAAGTTCTCGGTGGTGTTTGCGTATCGTGGCGAGAGCAATCCGCCGACGCCGGGCTCGCGCTCTGCCTCTGCGGGTGAAGTCGCGCTCGGGCACTGA